A single genomic interval of Polaribacter vadi harbors:
- the proC gene encoding pyrroline-5-carboxylate reductase has product MQDKIKEMKVAIIGAGSLGQSIAKGLLKNKVVSSLYLTKRNTSSIVGFENYDEVILTSNNKEAIKNADILIFAVQPRHLEKILLDSKDLLRKEQLIISVITGFSIQKIEDIIGANHFIIRAMPNTAASVGQSMTCLSPNEKGIEKVEIAKTIFNSLGTSMQIPEEQLQAATVICASGIAFWMRLIRATTQGAIQLGFEAHEAHELAMQTCFGAASLLKESGNHPEAEIDRVTTPGGCTIEGLNEMEHQGLSSSLIKGINASFEKINQIKN; this is encoded by the coding sequence TTGCAGGATAAAATAAAAGAAATGAAAGTAGCAATTATAGGCGCAGGAAGTTTAGGACAATCAATCGCAAAAGGTTTATTGAAAAATAAAGTTGTGAGTTCTTTGTATTTAACAAAAAGGAACACAAGCTCTATTGTTGGCTTCGAAAATTATGATGAAGTAATTTTAACTTCAAATAATAAAGAAGCAATTAAAAATGCTGATATTTTAATTTTTGCTGTTCAACCAAGACATTTAGAAAAAATATTACTAGATTCTAAAGATTTATTACGAAAAGAACAACTTATTATTTCTGTAATTACTGGTTTTTCTATTCAAAAAATTGAAGATATAATTGGTGCAAATCATTTTATAATCAGAGCTATGCCAAATACAGCAGCTTCTGTTGGGCAATCTATGACGTGTCTTTCTCCAAACGAAAAAGGAATAGAAAAAGTAGAAATTGCAAAAACTATCTTTAACAGTTTAGGAACTTCCATGCAAATTCCTGAAGAACAATTGCAAGCTGCAACTGTTATTTGTGCAAGTGGAATCGCTTTTTGGATGCGTTTAATTAGAGCCACAACACAAGGTGCCATTCAATTAGGTTTTGAAGCGCATGAAGCACACGAATTGGCAATGCAAACATGTTTTGGAGCAGCTAGTTTATTAAAAGAATCTGGCAATCATCCTGAAGCAGAAATAGATCGAGTTACAACTCCTGGAGGTTGTACTATAGAAGGTTTAAACGAAATGGAACATCAAGGTTTGAGTTCGTCTTTAATTAAAGGAATAAACGCTTCTTTTGAGAAAATAAATCAAATTAAAAATTAA
- a CDS encoding argininosuccinate synthase: MKKLVIAYSGGLDTSYCAVSLSKEYDVHAVSVNTGGFTSEEIKNIESNAYKMGVSTYKNIDAVATFYTKVVKYLIFGNVLKNNSYPLSVSAERIIQAIEIIEYAKSIDAEYIAHGSTGAGNDQVRFDMIFQTLAPNIKIITPIRDGKLTRQEEIDYLKAEGIDMPWEKSKYSVNKGLWGTSVGGVETLTSENALPETAYPSQLEKQYPVKVKLTFKKGELVKLNGKKNQPEINIEKLNEIASKYAIGRDIHVGDTIVGTKGRVGFEAAAALITIKAHHLLEKHTLTKWQLQHKEYLSSFYGMHLHEGQYLDPVMRDIEAFLQNSQEMVSGDVVVTLKPYHFSLDGIVSKHDLMSSAFSTYGEENKAWTADDAKGFIKILGNQNKIYQQVNKK, from the coding sequence ATGAAAAAATTAGTAATTGCTTATAGTGGTGGTTTAGACACATCTTATTGTGCTGTAAGTTTATCAAAAGAATATGATGTACATGCAGTAAGCGTAAATACTGGTGGTTTTACATCCGAAGAAATAAAAAACATTGAAAGTAACGCTTATAAAATGGGCGTTTCAACCTATAAAAATATTGATGCAGTTGCTACTTTTTACACTAAAGTTGTAAAATATTTAATTTTTGGAAATGTTTTAAAAAACAATTCCTATCCACTTTCTGTAAGCGCAGAAAGAATTATTCAAGCCATCGAAATTATTGAATATGCAAAAAGTATTGATGCAGAATATATTGCACATGGAAGTACTGGAGCAGGAAATGATCAAGTTCGTTTTGATATGATTTTCCAAACATTGGCGCCAAATATTAAAATTATTACGCCCATTAGAGATGGTAAATTAACAAGACAAGAAGAAATAGATTACTTAAAAGCGGAAGGAATTGATATGCCTTGGGAAAAATCTAAATATTCTGTAAATAAAGGTTTATGGGGAACAAGTGTTGGTGGTGTAGAAACCTTAACTTCAGAAAATGCTTTGCCAGAAACTGCCTATCCTTCTCAACTAGAAAAACAATATCCTGTTAAAGTAAAATTGACTTTCAAAAAAGGTGAATTGGTAAAGCTTAATGGGAAGAAAAATCAACCAGAAATAAATATTGAAAAGCTAAATGAAATTGCTTCTAAATATGCAATTGGTAGAGATATTCATGTTGGTGATACCATTGTTGGAACAAAAGGTAGAGTTGGTTTTGAAGCTGCAGCTGCTTTGATCACTATAAAAGCGCATCATCTTTTAGAAAAACACACACTTACCAAATGGCAATTGCAACACAAAGAATATTTGTCTAGTTTTTATGGAATGCATTTGCATGAAGGGCAATATTTAGATCCTGTGATGAGAGATATTGAAGCGTTTTTGCAAAATTCTCAAGAAATGGTTTCTGGAGATGTAGTTGTAACGTTAAAACCGTATCATTTTTCTTTAGATGGAATTGTGTCTAAACACGATTTAATGTCAAGCGCATTTAGTACGTATGGAGAAGAAAATAAAGCTTGGACAGCAGATGATGCTAAAGGTTTTATCAAGATTTTAGGAAATCAGAATAAAATATATCAACAAGTAAATAAGAAATAA
- a CDS encoding 2TM domain-containing protein, translating to MEQNYIQEHNYMKAKKRVKAIKGFYVHLIVYVLVNIFLSGIIVFGLMQSGYGFYDAITNFGVYSTWLFWGIGMFFHFMGVFGFKSLGLGKDWEEKKIKELLDKEDQQKSKF from the coding sequence ATGGAACAGAATTATATACAAGAACACAATTATATGAAAGCCAAAAAGAGGGTGAAAGCCATAAAGGGTTTTTATGTTCATTTAATTGTGTATGTTTTAGTAAATATTTTTTTAAGTGGCATTATTGTATTTGGTTTAATGCAAAGTGGCTATGGCTTTTATGATGCAATTACTAATTTTGGAGTCTATTCTACTTGGCTTTTTTGGGGAATAGGAATGTTTTTTCACTTTATGGGCGTTTTTGGGTTTAAATCTTTAGGTTTAGGCAAAGACTGGGAAGAAAAGAAAATTAAAGAATTGTTAGATAAAGAAGATCAACAAAAAAGTAAATTTTAA
- a CDS encoding glutamate-5-semialdehyde dehydrogenase yields the protein MNTLLSIETRNAVLLTMAQFLGEERKEIININTKDLEAYKGDDISMLDRLKVDNAKVDEMIAAAKHLASQKDPVGVERFSFKHDNGMQVYNKTASFGTVLIIYESRPDVTVEAAGIAFKSGNKILLKGGKESLNSNLKIVELWHKALKQHNASTNWVEYLQFNRTETQTFLEKPTQKVDLIVPRGGEKLIAFVKKHATCPVIISGRGNNFVYVHKDADTKMALDIIINGKSKISACNAVDKVLIDKNLPNRIEFVNKLMSQLKDLNIEVLKAKNFSSDEIWYEEFLDYKILIGEISSNEDAIAKINKYSGGHSSVIITKNNEVAKTFMENVDTAAVYHNASTRFTDGGQLGLGGELAISTDKLHQRGPIGLQHLVTNKWYVHGDGQIRS from the coding sequence ATGAATACCTTATTATCCATAGAAACTAGAAACGCTGTTTTGTTAACAATGGCTCAATTCTTAGGTGAAGAGAGAAAAGAAATTATCAACATCAATACAAAAGATTTAGAGGCTTACAAAGGTGATGATATTTCTATGTTAGATCGTTTAAAAGTAGACAATGCAAAAGTTGATGAAATGATTGCTGCTGCTAAACATTTAGCTTCACAAAAAGATCCTGTTGGTGTTGAGCGTTTTAGTTTTAAACATGATAATGGAATGCAAGTTTATAACAAAACCGCTTCTTTTGGAACCGTTTTAATTATTTATGAATCTAGACCAGATGTAACAGTGGAAGCTGCAGGAATTGCTTTTAAATCTGGAAATAAAATACTTTTAAAAGGGGGAAAAGAGTCGTTAAATTCCAATTTAAAAATTGTAGAATTATGGCACAAAGCTTTAAAACAGCATAATGCTTCTACAAATTGGGTAGAATATTTACAATTCAACAGAACAGAAACGCAAACGTTTTTAGAAAAACCAACGCAAAAAGTAGATTTAATCGTTCCAAGAGGTGGAGAAAAATTAATCGCTTTTGTAAAAAAACACGCTACTTGTCCTGTAATAATTAGCGGACGTGGAAATAATTTTGTGTACGTTCATAAAGATGCAGATACAAAGATGGCTCTTGATATTATCATCAATGGGAAATCTAAAATATCTGCTTGTAATGCTGTTGATAAAGTTTTAATTGATAAAAATTTACCAAATAGAATTGAATTTGTAAATAAATTGATGTCACAATTAAAAGATTTAAATATTGAAGTTTTAAAAGCAAAGAACTTTTCTTCGGATGAAATTTGGTACGAAGAGTTTTTAGATTACAAAATATTAATTGGTGAAATTTCTTCTAATGAAGATGCAATTGCTAAAATCAACAAATATTCTGGAGGTCATTCATCAGTAATTATTACTAAAAACAATGAGGTTGCAAAAACGTTTATGGAAAACGTAGATACAGCAGCTGTTTATCATAATGCTTCTACTCGTTTTACAGATGGAGGTCAATTAGGTTTAGGTGGGGAATTGGCTATTAGTACAGATAAATTACATCAACGTGGACCTATTGGTTTACAACATTTAGTAACCAACAAATGGTATGTGCATGGAGATGGACAGATTAGAAGTTAA
- a CDS encoding aspartate aminotransferase family protein, with protein MPLFNVYPLYNVTPVSAKGAYVYDENNTEYLDLYGGHAVISIGHAHPRYVEAITNQVSKLGFYSNAIQNPLQVELANKLEALSGCKDYELFLCNSGAEANENALKLASFQTNKSRVIAFKNGFHGRTSAAVAATDNKAIIAPINAQQKVTILDLNDLEAVKTELEKGDVCAVIVEFIQGVGGLDQATANFFEQVDLLCKANNTLFIADEVQSGYGRSGKFFAFQYYNVTPDIISIAKGMGNGFPIGGILIHPNIKAKFGMLGTTFGGNHLACAAGLAVLNVIEDEFLIDNVKVISEYFIKIAETIPQIKQIKGKGLMIGLEFDFEVSELRKKLIYDHHIFTGGASNKKLLRILPPLNINKGHINQFFEALVEALDE; from the coding sequence ATGCCATTATTTAACGTGTATCCTTTGTATAATGTTACTCCAGTTTCAGCAAAAGGAGCTTATGTGTATGATGAAAACAACACAGAATATTTAGATTTATATGGAGGTCATGCAGTAATTTCTATTGGTCATGCACATCCTAGATATGTGGAGGCAATTACCAATCAAGTTTCAAAATTAGGTTTTTATTCTAATGCAATTCAAAATCCTTTACAGGTTGAATTAGCCAATAAATTAGAAGCACTTTCTGGTTGTAAAGATTATGAATTATTTTTATGTAATTCTGGTGCAGAAGCCAATGAAAACGCTTTAAAATTAGCTTCATTTCAAACTAATAAATCTAGAGTTATTGCATTTAAAAATGGTTTTCATGGACGTACTTCTGCTGCAGTTGCTGCAACAGATAATAAAGCCATTATTGCACCAATTAATGCACAACAAAAAGTAACGATTCTAGATTTAAATGATTTGGAAGCTGTAAAAACCGAACTTGAAAAAGGAGATGTTTGTGCTGTTATTGTTGAATTTATTCAAGGTGTTGGAGGTTTAGACCAAGCAACTGCTAACTTTTTTGAACAAGTAGATCTTCTTTGTAAAGCAAATAATACGCTATTTATTGCTGATGAAGTGCAGTCGGGTTATGGACGTTCAGGAAAATTTTTCGCTTTTCAGTATTATAACGTAACTCCAGATATTATTTCGATTGCCAAAGGAATGGGAAATGGTTTTCCTATTGGTGGTATTTTAATACATCCAAATATCAAAGCAAAATTTGGAATGTTAGGAACCACATTTGGTGGAAATCATTTGGCTTGTGCTGCTGGTTTAGCTGTTTTAAATGTTATTGAAGATGAATTTTTAATAGATAATGTAAAAGTTATTTCTGAATATTTTATCAAAATTGCAGAAACAATTCCGCAAATAAAACAGATTAAAGGAAAAGGTTTGATGATTGGTTTAGAGTTTGATTTTGAAGTGAGCGAGTTGCGTAAAAAATTAATTTACGACCATCATATTTTTACTGGTGGAGCATCCAATAAAAAATTATTACGAATTTTACCTCCTTTAAATATCAATAAAGGACATATCAACCAGTTTTTTGAAGCTTTGGTTGAGGCTCTTGACGAATAA
- a CDS encoding GNAT family N-acetyltransferase, translating into MEIVIANTTHIKYAEIICETIAEAALVRGTGIAKRQPEYIATKMENGNAVIALDGDKFAGFCYIEKWGHGKFVANSGLIVHPDYRNIGLAKNIKEVIFKHSRTKFPDAKVFSITTGLAVMKLNSDLGYKPVTFSELTDDPTFWDGCQTCRNYDILTRTNRKMCLCTGMLYDPNNNNKLASKEVKESVFKKLKNMKQNLFLKNEKK; encoded by the coding sequence ATGGAAATTGTAATTGCTAATACAACTCATATAAAATACGCAGAAATTATTTGCGAAACCATTGCTGAAGCTGCACTTGTTAGAGGTACAGGAATTGCAAAAAGACAACCAGAATACATAGCCACCAAAATGGAAAATGGCAATGCTGTTATTGCTTTAGATGGCGATAAATTTGCTGGCTTTTGCTACATAGAAAAATGGGGACATGGAAAATTTGTGGCCAACTCAGGTTTAATTGTACATCCAGATTACAGAAATATTGGATTGGCAAAAAACATCAAAGAAGTAATTTTTAAACACTCTAGAACTAAGTTTCCAGATGCAAAAGTATTTAGTATAACAACTGGTTTAGCTGTTATGAAACTAAATAGCGATCTGGGTTACAAACCTGTAACTTTTTCTGAACTTACAGACGACCCAACTTTTTGGGATGGTTGCCAAACTTGTAGAAACTATGATATTTTAACAAGAACAAATAGAAAAATGTGTTTATGTACAGGAATGTTATACGATCCTAACAATAATAATAAGTTGGCTTCTAAAGAAGTAAAAGAAAGTGTTTTTAAAAAATTAAAAAATATGAAACAGAATTTGTTTCTAAAAAATGAAAAAAAATGA
- a CDS encoding DUF2306 domain-containing protein → MFSTIGYIHLACAVISMITGLVVVFNTKGTKFHKKIGYMYVSNMLLMNITSFFISNFNGFSIFHFFAIVSFITILGGMYAVLKKHKNWLASHYYFMSWSVVGLYCAFWSEVGTRFVNNMEEFWWAVMIATFLTAFLGSKIINKNAKKLNIK, encoded by the coding sequence ATGTTTTCTACAATTGGTTATATTCACTTAGCTTGTGCTGTAATTTCTATGATTACTGGTTTGGTAGTAGTTTTTAATACCAAAGGAACTAAGTTTCATAAAAAAATAGGATATATGTATGTATCGAATATGCTATTAATGAATATCACATCTTTTTTTATATCTAATTTTAATGGATTTAGTATTTTCCATTTTTTTGCAATTGTTAGTTTCATAACAATTTTAGGAGGAATGTATGCTGTTTTAAAGAAACATAAAAATTGGTTAGCAAGCCATTATTATTTTATGAGTTGGTCTGTAGTTGGTTTGTATTGTGCCTTTTGGTCTGAAGTTGGTACTCGATTTGTAAATAATATGGAAGAATTTTGGTGGGCTGTTATGATTGCTACTTTTTTAACCGCTTTTTTAGGATCAAAAATTATAAATAAAAATGCTAAAAAACTAAATATTAAATAA
- a CDS encoding 2TM domain-containing protein has protein sequence MDIEFTNQQRYYKAQKRVKDIKGFYIHLTIYCFIIPIIIFINLEFVPHFHWFWFSVFGWGMGLFFHWLGIFGFRLLGLGKNWEDKKIKEFMNE, from the coding sequence ATGGACATAGAATTTACAAATCAGCAACGTTATTATAAAGCTCAAAAAAGAGTAAAAGACATAAAAGGGTTTTATATTCATTTAACAATTTATTGTTTCATAATCCCTATAATTATTTTTATCAACCTAGAATTTGTTCCTCATTTTCATTGGTTTTGGTTCTCTGTTTTTGGCTGGGGAATGGGTTTGTTTTTTCATTGGTTAGGTATTTTCGGCTTTCGTTTATTAGGACTTGGAAAAAACTGGGAAGACAAAAAGATTAAAGAATTTATGAATGAGTAA
- a CDS encoding 2TM domain-containing protein, whose amino-acid sequence MNTALKKEQQYLKAQKRVKDIKGFYTHLTIYCVVISLLVFINLKYEPHFHWFWFSLIGWGTGLFIHWLRVFGFNLLGFGKKWEEHKIKEFMNKEK is encoded by the coding sequence ATGAATACAGCATTAAAAAAGGAACAACAATACTTAAAAGCTCAAAAAAGAGTAAAAGACATAAAAGGGTTTTACACACATTTAACCATTTATTGTGTGGTAATTTCTTTACTTGTTTTTATCAACTTAAAATACGAACCTCATTTTCATTGGTTTTGGTTTTCTCTTATTGGTTGGGGAACAGGGCTTTTTATTCACTGGCTTAGAGTTTTCGGATTCAACTTATTAGGTTTTGGAAAAAAATGGGAAGAGCATAAGATTAAAGAATTTATGAACAAAGAAAAGTAA
- the argC gene encoding N-acetyl-gamma-glutamyl-phosphate reductase, with protein sequence MNLEVGIIGGAGYTAGELIRLLLNHPKTNINFVYSTSNAGNKVYKVHQDLIGSTEISFVDTIKTNIDVLFLCLGHGNSTKFLKENSFSSDTKIIDLSNDFRLNADKVLDEKEFVYGLPELQKEQIKTAKYIANPGCFATALQLAILPLAANNLLQHDVHINAVTGATGAGTSLSETTHFTYRDNNFSHYKAFTHQHLGEINQTVKQLQVGFNSEINFMPNRGNFSRGIFATTYTKFDGSLNDAKKMYQEYYKDAAFTFISDDEIHMKQVVNTNKCIIHLAKHDNKLLITSVIDNLLKGASGQAIQNMNLMYNFEETLGLNLKANYF encoded by the coding sequence ATGAATTTAGAAGTAGGAATTATTGGTGGAGCAGGTTATACAGCAGGAGAATTAATACGTTTGTTATTAAATCACCCTAAAACAAATATCAACTTTGTATATAGTACTTCTAATGCTGGCAATAAAGTATATAAAGTTCACCAAGATTTAATTGGATCTACAGAAATTAGTTTTGTTGATACAATAAAAACCAATATTGATGTTCTTTTTTTATGTTTAGGACATGGAAATTCAACAAAGTTCCTAAAAGAAAATAGTTTTTCTTCGGATACAAAAATCATCGATTTAAGTAACGATTTTAGATTAAATGCTGATAAAGTTTTAGACGAAAAAGAGTTTGTGTATGGTTTACCAGAATTGCAAAAAGAGCAAATAAAAACAGCTAAATATATTGCAAATCCTGGTTGTTTTGCAACAGCTTTGCAATTAGCTATTTTACCTTTGGCTGCAAATAATTTATTACAGCATGATGTTCACATCAATGCTGTTACTGGAGCAACTGGAGCAGGAACTTCTTTATCTGAAACTACACATTTTACATATAGAGATAATAATTTTTCTCATTACAAAGCTTTTACGCATCAACATTTAGGAGAAATAAATCAAACTGTAAAACAATTACAAGTTGGTTTTAATTCAGAAATTAACTTTATGCCAAATAGAGGAAATTTCTCAAGAGGAATTTTTGCAACGACTTACACAAAGTTTGATGGTTCTTTAAATGATGCAAAAAAAATGTATCAAGAATATTATAAAGATGCTGCTTTTACATTTATTTCTGATGATGAAATTCACATGAAACAAGTTGTAAACACCAACAAATGCATTATTCATTTAGCAAAACACGATAACAAATTATTAATTACAAGTGTCATCGATAATTTATTAAAAGGTGCTTCAGGACAAGCAATTCAAAATATGAATTTAATGTACAATTTTGAGGAAACTTTAGGTTTGAATTTAAAAGCAAATTATTTTTAA
- a CDS encoding 2TM domain-containing protein, which yields MMKNSMNENLLKAKQRVKDLKEFYKHVVAYVLVNLFLAFVWKFSFKIFGDFVISNQFNDDGFTHIPIWFIWGIFLLADAVKIFGITNRFTKDWEEKKIKEFMKE from the coding sequence ATGATGAAAAATTCAATGAATGAAAATTTATTAAAAGCGAAGCAAAGAGTTAAGGATCTAAAAGAGTTCTACAAACATGTAGTGGCTTATGTTCTTGTAAATTTATTTTTAGCTTTTGTTTGGAAATTTTCTTTTAAAATTTTTGGTGATTTTGTAATTAGCAATCAATTTAATGATGATGGTTTTACTCATATTCCAATTTGGTTTATTTGGGGAATTTTCTTGTTAGCAGATGCTGTAAAAATATTTGGAATAACCAATAGATTTACTAAAGATTGGGAAGAAAAAAAGATTAAAGAATTTATGAAAGAGTAA
- a CDS encoding 2TM domain-containing protein — MSSNSRISKSNYKESFIVSLKITLIFALVFTLMNQDFSIKAISYCVLISAMYSFGLGFAQGILNDFLTTKWDWVENTNSRIWAGIIATIIYTVPVVLLINYVNFIVISGNNPDHFFRGSYVWQHIFYIILSFGISAFLHARSFMIEWKKSVKQESTKQEIVAKTETAKFESLKNQLDPHFLFNSLNVLTSLIGENPAQAEKFTTKLSKVYRYVLEQRNKDLVPVSEELKFAKTYMQLLGMRFEDAVQFHIPDEISDSDLKIVPLSLQLLLENAVKHNVVSPSKPLSITIYQEDNYLIIENNINPKEAIGKSTKVGLQNIADRYGLITQKGVKIENNNKTFKVSLPLLYKMNDIMYSDNLENNKYVKAVEKVEKLKEFYQNLASYCLVIPFLIFINIRFSPGFYWFWFPLFGWGLGLTFHFLEVNNYNIFLGKNWEERKINELMEKENQQKRV, encoded by the coding sequence ATGAGTTCTAACAGCAGAATATCAAAAAGTAATTATAAAGAAAGTTTTATTGTTAGCCTTAAAATAACTCTAATATTTGCATTGGTCTTTACTTTAATGAATCAAGACTTTTCTATAAAAGCAATAAGTTATTGTGTTTTGATTTCTGCTATGTATTCTTTCGGTTTGGGTTTTGCTCAAGGTATTCTAAATGATTTTTTAACTACAAAATGGGATTGGGTTGAGAATACCAATAGTAGAATTTGGGCAGGAATTATTGCTACAATTATATATACTGTTCCTGTTGTTTTATTGATAAATTATGTGAATTTTATTGTTATTTCTGGTAATAATCCTGATCATTTTTTTAGAGGCTCTTATGTTTGGCAGCACATTTTTTATATCATTCTTTCTTTTGGAATCTCTGCATTTTTACATGCAAGAAGTTTTATGATTGAGTGGAAAAAATCAGTAAAACAAGAAAGTACAAAACAAGAAATTGTTGCAAAAACAGAAACTGCCAAATTTGAGTCTTTAAAAAATCAACTAGATCCGCATTTTTTGTTTAACAGCTTAAATGTTTTAACGAGTTTAATTGGAGAAAATCCTGCGCAAGCAGAAAAATTTACCACAAAACTATCTAAAGTTTACAGATATGTTTTAGAACAAAGAAATAAAGATTTAGTACCAGTTTCAGAGGAATTGAAATTCGCAAAAACCTATATGCAATTGTTAGGAATGCGTTTTGAAGATGCTGTGCAGTTTCATATTCCAGATGAAATTAGTGATAGCGATTTAAAAATTGTACCACTTTCTTTACAATTATTATTAGAGAATGCAGTAAAACACAATGTGGTTTCGCCCTCTAAACCATTATCAATTACTATTTATCAAGAAGATAATTATTTGATTATTGAAAATAACATCAACCCAAAAGAAGCTATTGGCAAAAGTACCAAAGTAGGTTTGCAGAATATTGCTGATAGATATGGGCTCATCACTCAAAAAGGAGTGAAAATAGAAAATAATAACAAAACTTTTAAGGTGAGTTTACCTCTCTTATATAAAATGAACGACATTATGTATTCAGATAATTTAGAAAATAACAAGTATGTAAAAGCAGTAGAAAAAGTTGAAAAACTTAAAGAATTTTATCAGAATTTGGCTTCTTATTGCTTAGTAATTCCTTTTTTAATATTTATCAATATAAGATTTTCACCAGGATTTTACTGGTTTTGGTTTCCTTTATTTGGTTGGGGATTAGGATTAACTTTTCACTTTTTAGAAGTAAATAATTACAATATTTTTCTTGGCAAAAATTGGGAGGAAAGAAAAATAAATGAATTGATGGAAAAAGAGAATCAACAAAAAAGAGTATGA
- a CDS encoding 2TM domain-containing protein, with protein MEKQFTQEQKYILARKRVEKITKFYKHLAVYIIVNTFLTAVFIVGDMNDGDSFNEAFLNIWNYQIWFFWGIGIVFKALNVFGLGMFFSNNWEERKIKEYMNQQDNRR; from the coding sequence ATGGAAAAGCAATTTACACAAGAACAGAAATATATTTTAGCTCGAAAAAGAGTGGAGAAAATAACTAAATTTTATAAACATTTAGCAGTATATATTATTGTAAACACGTTTTTAACAGCTGTTTTTATTGTGGGTGATATGAATGATGGAGATTCGTTTAATGAAGCTTTTTTGAATATTTGGAATTATCAAATTTGGTTTTTTTGGGGAATAGGAATTGTTTTTAAAGCTTTAAATGTTTTTGGATTAGGCATGTTTTTTAGCAATAATTGGGAAGAAAGAAAGATTAAAGAATACATGAATCAGCAAGATAATAGAAGATAA
- a CDS encoding DUF2141 domain-containing protein, whose amino-acid sequence MKFLVTLLVTVALFVSALITAQNNTITVTVVNATSDSGKIGFALHNKTSFLKMGIQSKNAKIINGKSTVTFKNVSSGEYAIVCFHDKNNNDKMDFAANGMPLEDYGSSNNDMTLGPPNFEKAKFVVADKNVSLDIKF is encoded by the coding sequence ATGAAATTTCTTGTAACACTTTTAGTAACAGTAGCTTTATTTGTTTCGGCATTAATAACAGCTCAAAACAATACAATTACAGTAACTGTTGTTAATGCAACTTCAGATTCTGGTAAAATAGGTTTTGCTTTGCATAATAAAACGTCATTTTTAAAAATGGGCATACAATCTAAAAATGCTAAAATTATCAACGGAAAAAGTACAGTAACTTTTAAAAATGTTTCATCAGGAGAATATGCAATTGTATGTTTCCATGATAAAAATAATAATGATAAAATGGATTTTGCAGCAAATGGAATGCCCCTAGAAGATTATGGATCTTCTAACAACGACATGACTTTAGGGCCGCCAAATTTTGAAAAAGCAAAGTTTGTAGTTGCTGATAAAAATGTATCTTTAGATATTAAATTTTAG